TGGTGGCATAGACAAGAGCTCCATTCGTGAAACTCTCGTCCCGCTCGCACATTGCCTGCAACACCAACTCAACCAGATCAGGTCTTCGAACTTCAACCAACAATCTTAAATAAGCGGGCCAATGACGACTTGACATCCGAGAGCTTGAAAAATCTTTCTGGAGGCACTCAAAAGCCATATCGATCCTCCCAGCGGCCCAAAAACCAAGCCCCAAAGAGCTGAGCAGGTCAACACCTTCGTCCACTCTAGCGATTTCCCCTATCAATTCTCTCGCCATACCATCATCTTTCAACTTGACGCTTAGATTCGCCATGCGACTCACCATAGCCGAACTTTGCGATCTACTGTTCCAGTCGAGCTGATAGAGAGCGGCAGCCTCCCGCAATTTTCCCTTTCCCTCTAGTATAATTGCCGCCCTACTCGCGACGTCCTCATCATTTGGATACCGCTTTTTCAAAACCTCTGCGACTGTAAGTATGTCGGAGGTGTTTTCGAAACATCTGACTTGAAGTAAAGCGATCTCATTTTGCGAGGAGGTACCCTCCGCTTGCCCCTCAAGATCAAGGGATAATCTGATTTGCCCTACATAAGACTGATCTAAATCCTTGCCGCAGACAGCCATAGCCTCAAGCCATCTACCTACGGTGCTTGCGAATCGACCGGGACGAACCAAAGCCCTGTTCCAAGAGATCTCCTGTCGCGCTTTCGCAACTACGGAAATCCACTCTCCAGCCAAAACGCTATCGAGCAATTCTTCCACCACTGCGTCCCAACGCTCAACTCCAAAACCGGAGTAGGCAAGTGACACGAGCTCAAAAGCCATGCGTCTCAATTCTTCTGAAACGAATCCACTGACCGGAGACTTCAAATCAGCGAGTAACTCGAAGAAAACCGTAGTACAAATCGGACTACCAGACCAACGAAAAACAGTATAAAGCTGTTCGTACTCGCTGGCCTCATTAACCGGATGTAAGAAGACGAGTTTCTCAGGCTCGCCGGATCGACGACAACGATCGACCATTTTCCACAAAGTACCGCCTTCCGGCCTCACGCTCCCAGCTTCAACTGGGGTCGACTCGTTGAAATAAGCATTAATCGAATTCCAAAGTTTTCGAGGTGAATCGAGCTTACGGCCGACTTGATACGGATAGCGCAGTCCCGAGCGCAAATACTCGATTGGGGAAGGACATCGGGAAGAAATGATCTTCAAGCGACAGCCTGCACTTCGGGCGGCTACGGCCAACGCATGTGAGTGGATGAAATCATCAACCAAGGCCACACAAACAGAATATGGTGCCAACCGCTCACCCCAACTGTCCATTGTACTAACCATCAGCTCCTCGCGGTCGATGCGTAGAACCCTTCGCCCAAGTTCGGACATTTGCTGGAAAACCAACGATACGAGCCGGTCACCCTTCGTCACCCCAACCCACAAGAACAAGGCATCATCATGAACATCGTCCGATAAATTTTCTTGTGCTGGCTCGCTCCACGGACACTCCCAAATGAACGCGTAAGCCCTCGCTTCAAGCAAAGGAGTGCCAAAAGGCAGGTCCTCTGGAGTCATGTAGGAGAAGACCTTTCTCACGCCCAATGCTCCAACTCCCTCCATCGCAGTACGAAAACCACCCAGTTCATCGATCAACGGCATCGCCGCAGAATAAAAACGATGAGACCAGTTGCGATTCTGCAAATCGAAAATGCTAGCAAAAGACACGAGCTCAACTTCAGCAGGCAATTCGTCGTAAGCGTAGATCTTCTCACGATCTAACTTTCGGCCCCAGCGCTGCTCCAGTTTTTCAATACAGCCTTCGCCCCCGTCGCTAACGAGGAATCCAAAAGAGCTTTCGTCGAACAGCTTCGCCGCCGAAGCATCCCAATACCGGAAGGGCAGCTCAAGGGCGCTTTCCAAATCAAATGCGAGCGAAGCGGGCTTTTGGGGATCCTCCATGGTATGCAAAGGGCTAAACAGACCCAAAACAATTGCTAGGTCAACGCTTCAGGCGACCACAGCTAATTGATAGGCTACTTGGAAGAACGAAGCAGGTCTGGGCTCGCGAACGCAGACGCCTCGCATCTGGGAAAACTGGCCTCATCCAAGCCGATGTCGATCTCTCCACCCGCCGCTTTGACGATCGCAAGTCCCGCTGCTACGTCCCAAAAGTAGATTCCGCTCTCGTTATAGGCGTCCAGCCAGCCCCTCGCTACCCAAGCCAAGGAGAGTGCAGCAGACCCAAGCAACCTAACTTTGCGGAACTTCTGCATCGAGTCGACAAACGCCCTAAGCTCTTCGGACTCGTAACTTCTGCCGCTGGGAAATCCCGTCGCTAGAACTCCTCGGCTGGGCTTGGTTTCACCACTTACTCGGATCGGCTCTCCATTACACTTCGCTCCAAGGTCAGGCCCTCCAGAGTAAAGCTGGCCCCGTTCGAAATCATAAACTACCCCTAGTACAGGCTCCATTCGATCCCAAAGGGCGATCGAAACACAACAAAGCGGGATACCTTTCGTGTAATTAATGGTGCCGTCCAACGGATCGACCACCCAAACCAAACCACTTTTCAGCAGAGTCATTGCCTCTTCACTGAGGTCTTCCTCGCTCAAGATTGGAATACCGGATGATTCTAAAACTCCTATGATCCTGTGGTTAGCATTCAGATCAGCTTCCGATTTGATATCGTGCGGCAGCTCTTTAACAATCGAGAACCCACGAGCAGAGAGAGCTATACCCGCACTCTTCGCGGCGTCTTCTGCGAATGAAAGCCAATTCAACTTCTCCTCAATCGACTTAATCATAGATAACGACATTCTGGACTGAAGGCCTCGCCTATGATGCAAACCTCACCCCAGCAGCACTTTCAGCCGTTTCAATGCAGCTGCGATCACTTGATGCATATCGTAGTAGCGATATTCTCCCAATCTTCCGCCAAACACAACCTTTCCTTCCATTTCCTTCATCAGGGATTTGTATTTCGCGAAAACAGCTTGGTTTTCTCCGGTGTTCACGGGATAAAACTCTATATCACCCAACTTCCAGTCACTTGGGTACTCTTTCGTGATCAGAGTCTTTTCTTTGGAAAAGCTCAAATCGAAGTGTTTGTGCTCAACGATACGGGTGTACGGGATCTGCTCCTCGGTATAATTGACTGCCGCCACACCTTGGAAATCAGGCGTATCCAAAAGCTCACGTTCGAAACGGAGGGAGCGGTACTCAAGCGGCCCTTCGCTGTAACCAAAAAATGAATCAGGCGACCCCGTGTAGATGACATGGTCGAATTTCTCTAACCAGGAGTCCCTGTCCTCAAGAAAATCAACCCCAAACTCAACCGGTATGCCCTCCAGCATACGTTCGAATATCTTGGTGTAGCCCTCCTTGGGTATCCCTTGGTATTGGTCGTTGAAGTAGTTATCGTCGTACCGAAGTCTTATGGGCAAACGCTTGATCAACGAAGCCGGCAAGTCCTTCGGATCGTGATGCCATTGTTTCGCTGTGTATCCGCGAACAAACGTTTCGTATAGCTCCCTTCCTACTTGAGAAAGACACCACTCCTCCAGATTGGCTGGATCCGGGATATCTTCTCGCACCTCGGCGAGCTTAGCCTTCGCAGCTTCAGGAGTCACGACACCCCAGAGCTGATTTAAAGTCATCAAATTTATGGGAAACGAATAGTAGCTCCCTTTGAAATTCACTCTCGGGCGGTAGGAGAAATGATTGAATTCAGTAAAGCGGCGGATGTAGTTCCAGAGCTCTGTCGAGTTCGTATGGAAAATATGGGGACCATAAACGTGTTCATGGCAACCGGCCTCTTCAATCTTTCGGGTATAGCAGTTTCCACCAATGTGGTCCCTCTTTTCAATCACTTGGCAACTATGCCCAGCATCGGTTAGTTCCCTGGCGCACACACTTCCGAATAGTCCGGATCCCACGATTAGATACCTTTTACCCATTACGTAACCGAAGATCACTTTTACGTTTCAGTAAACCCATAAACACCCTAATCCTAGGTCCTTTACCAGATTATTAGCAAATGGCATGAATTTCGGGACAATATCGCTGCCCGGTGGGGGCTCGCAACTTTCTCATGGCGTAACAAGGAGAGAACCACATTTTTTTAACTAGGAGTATCCAACTGCAGGAGACGTGTATTTCGAGCTCCACGGAACGAGAGAACCAGTCAATCTTCTGCAGAAACCGGTCATTGCGAGGATTATACTGGAAACCACCTGCTTCCTTTTCATAAATCACTCTCCTTATGAAGGTACTCGTCGTAGGTGGAGCTGGCTACATTGGAAGCCATTGCGTTCGTCAACTTCAGGCCGCCGGGCATACGCCTGTCGTCCTCGATAATCTTGTTAAAGGGCACAAGGATTCCATCCCCTCGGGTGTGACCTTCTACGAAACTGATTTGGCAGATTCGGCCCAAGTCATCGATATCCTGAAAAAGGAGGAGATCGATATCGTGATGCACTTCGCAGCCTTCATCGAAGTCGGCGAATCCATGCAGGATCCACTCAAGCACTACGATAACAACGTTGCCAAAACAGTCTCTCTGCTGAAGTCGATGCGTGAGGCTGGCGTAAATAAATTCGTATTCTCCTCATCCTGCACAGTGCTAGGTGAGGAAGCCGCTCCGCCTTTCACCGAAGCGATGCCGCTCCGTCCGATTAGCGCTTACGGTCAAACGAAGGCGGACGTGGAAGTCATCCTCGACTACTGCTGCAAGGCCTACGGCATGAGCGCCGCCATCTTCCGATACTTTAATGCGTCCGGCGCAGCCGTGGGTGGGATGATTGGCGAAGACCACTCGCCGGAAACGCATCTAATCCCGATCGCTATCCAAGTAGCCCTCGGACAACGGGAGAAAATGAAAGTGTTCGGAAACGACTACCCCACGCCAGACGGCACCTGCCTACGCGACTACGTCCATGTCGACGATTTGTCACGCGCCCACATAGCCGCCTTCCCTAAGCTTGAAGAGGAAGGAACCTACCTTCGCTACAACCTCGGTACCGGCACACCAGCTAGCGTTTTGGAAATCATAAAAACGGTGGAGGAAGTTTCAGGCTGTCCGGTCCCATATGATCTCGCGCCAAAAAGAGACGGCGATGTTCCCTCCGCCTACGCCGACAGCATCAAAGCAAAAACCGAACTGGGCTGGGATCCGCAATACCCAACCATAAAGTCCATCATCGAGACCGCTTGGAAATGGCATCAGTCTCATCCAAATGGATACGACGATAAGTAGTTAAAATTTGGTAAATATTCTGTAACCAAGATCTTGTTACAGGGTAAACTTCACCTCATTAGCATTTCCCACCCCTCGCTTAGGTATTATCTCCAAGGCGAGGGGTGTTGCTTTTCCTAGATTGGGTTTCAAGGATAACGGAAGCTTTTGTCTTCCACCGATCCTAACCCACAAAATATGGAGAGACTCGATTCCACAGATTCCGACGTCGCGGGAGAGCGAACCCTCGCTCACTCCCTGATGGAATACTCGAGCGAAGGGATCATAGTGATCGATAGGACTGGGCGAATAAGACAGCTCAACAAGCAGGCTAAGAACACACTGGGGACAATCGGCAGTCCCTACGTTGGTCAGGACATAAACGATATCTTTGTCGTCACAGATCCCGTTTCGGGAAATCGTCTTAACATAGCCGAAGAAAGGTATCGCAACCCCCAACTCGCGCACGCCCAAGCTAACCTCCAGGTCGGGCCTAGCAAATCGACCCCGATTAGCTTCCACCTAAAACCTAATCAAAACTTGGAGCATCCTGAAGATTCGGGAGCCATACTTTTCTTCAAGGACCTGAGCCACGCGGTCACTACCGAAAACCAAATACGGCTAATCGCAACCGCCCTGAAAAGCATTGGGGAAGCGGTACTAATAACCGATGCCCATTGGGATCGCGGGGAAGCTCGCATACTGTATTCCAACGATGGGTTTTCCCAAATAACCGGATACACCGAACTGGAAGTTGTGGGACGTCCGATCTCACTACTGAACGGTCCAGCCACAGACTTAAGTGTAATCGAGGGAATGGTTACTACGATTCAGGCAGGCAAACCCGCCTCTGGCGAAACCGTGGGGTACCGAAAGAACGGAGCGGAATTTATAATATCCTGGAAACTCTTCCCCGTGAGAGGGCCAGATGGCCAAACAACAAACTACGTGGTCATTCAGCGCGACGTCTCTCACCTTCGTCGACTCGAACAAGACCTTTTCCAATCTCAAAAAATGGAAGCGGTCGGCAGATTGGCTGGGGGAATCGCCCATGACTTCAATAATATACTAGCGGTCATTCTCTCATTCTCGGACCTAATCATAGAAAAGACCGAAACCGAGGACCCGAACCGAAAGTTCGTCGAGGAGATTCGCAAAGCATCGGAGCGAGCAGCAGACCTGACCCAACAACTCCTATCCTTCTCCCGCAGAAACAAAAATCTCAAACCAGAGGTTTTGGACGCGATAAAGGTCACTCGGGATATGCAGAAGATCCTCGGAAGACTCGTGCCGGAAAATATCCAATACGATCTGCGCCTCCCTGAAAACCCGGTCTTTGTAAATATCAATCGCACTGCGATCGAGCAGATCCTCATAAACTTCACGACCAACGCTCGCGATGCGATGAGCGAAGGCGGACGGATGGAGCTTTCGATGATCAGCTACGATGCCGAG
This genomic interval from Pelagicoccus albus contains the following:
- the galE gene encoding UDP-glucose 4-epimerase GalE — its product is MKVLVVGGAGYIGSHCVRQLQAAGHTPVVLDNLVKGHKDSIPSGVTFYETDLADSAQVIDILKKEEIDIVMHFAAFIEVGESMQDPLKHYDNNVAKTVSLLKSMREAGVNKFVFSSSCTVLGEEAAPPFTEAMPLRPISAYGQTKADVEVILDYCCKAYGMSAAIFRYFNASGAAVGGMIGEDHSPETHLIPIAIQVALGQREKMKVFGNDYPTPDGTCLRDYVHVDDLSRAHIAAFPKLEEEGTYLRYNLGTGTPASVLEIIKTVEEVSGCPVPYDLAPKRDGDVPSAYADSIKAKTELGWDPQYPTIKSIIETAWKWHQSHPNGYDDK
- a CDS encoding hybrid sensor histidine kinase/response regulator, with amino-acid sequence MERLDSTDSDVAGERTLAHSLMEYSSEGIIVIDRTGRIRQLNKQAKNTLGTIGSPYVGQDINDIFVVTDPVSGNRLNIAEERYRNPQLAHAQANLQVGPSKSTPISFHLKPNQNLEHPEDSGAILFFKDLSHAVTTENQIRLIATALKSIGEAVLITDAHWDRGEARILYSNDGFSQITGYTELEVVGRPISLLNGPATDLSVIEGMVTTIQAGKPASGETVGYRKNGAEFIISWKLFPVRGPDGQTTNYVVIQRDVSHLRRLEQDLFQSQKMEAVGRLAGGIAHDFNNILAVILSFSDLIIEKTETEDPNRKFVEEIRKASERAADLTQQLLSFSRRNKNLKPEVLDAIKVTRDMQKILGRLVPENIQYDLRLPENPVFVNINRTAIEQILINFTTNARDAMSEGGRMELSMISYDAEQAAVMLPDYMEEGPYMALTFQDTGTGIDIETQKRIFDPFFTTKEHGKGTGLGLATVYSIVKQANGHIEVASEKGKGTRFRILLPIVERAPSEQETVDEDLPENLTSTERESILVVEDDETMCDCISGLLGMYNYQVYSTNQAEDALDFFEESHEEIKLLITDLILPKMRGSELAERLLKKNPGMKLIVMTGYSEELLSQFEIPDGALVLKKPFALKAALKAVQTILAKDHAPAR
- a CDS encoding inositol monophosphatase family protein is translated as MIKSIEEKLNWLSFAEDAAKSAGIALSARGFSIVKELPHDIKSEADLNANHRIIGVLESSGIPILSEEDLSEEAMTLLKSGLVWVVDPLDGTINYTKGIPLCCVSIALWDRMEPVLGVVYDFERGQLYSGGPDLGAKCNGEPIRVSGETKPSRGVLATGFPSGRSYESEELRAFVDSMQKFRKVRLLGSAALSLAWVARGWLDAYNESGIYFWDVAAGLAIVKAAGGEIDIGLDEASFPRCEASAFASPDLLRSSK
- the glf gene encoding UDP-galactopyranose mutase, coding for MGKRYLIVGSGLFGSVCARELTDAGHSCQVIEKRDHIGGNCYTRKIEEAGCHEHVYGPHIFHTNSTELWNYIRRFTEFNHFSYRPRVNFKGSYYSFPINLMTLNQLWGVVTPEAAKAKLAEVREDIPDPANLEEWCLSQVGRELYETFVRGYTAKQWHHDPKDLPASLIKRLPIRLRYDDNYFNDQYQGIPKEGYTKIFERMLEGIPVEFGVDFLEDRDSWLEKFDHVIYTGSPDSFFGYSEGPLEYRSLRFERELLDTPDFQGVAAVNYTEEQIPYTRIVEHKHFDLSFSKEKTLITKEYPSDWKLGDIEFYPVNTGENQAVFAKYKSLMKEMEGKVVFGGRLGEYRYYDMHQVIAAALKRLKVLLG